In Chitinophaga sp. H8, a single genomic region encodes these proteins:
- a CDS encoding DUF4349 domain-containing protein, whose protein sequence is MRSSLFYWVIPILTLCACQQQTSKEMSAYTNTADTTNFSADIANLTSPSRKRMRTADVRCRVNNVFAATSRMEQIVNSLDGIVVESTLQNVSRQSHEFPYTADSIKRVQLYTPTANLTLKVPVAQLDSVVHTLTDMASYIDHRVLKEKDATLNYLANALRNQQAAANNNQVSPDKKTSSLDVARYKDQQKDNVIDRKIANLDIQDHVAYATFTVQLFQPELADIQVMANPRQMIRAGFGTEILTALRSGTELLRALIIFFLQLWPLWLILLLGWIGYKKIIKQLYFQNGFNKSDKG, encoded by the coding sequence ATGCGCAGTTCCTTATTCTATTGGGTAATCCCCATACTGACGCTGTGTGCCTGTCAACAGCAAACCAGCAAAGAAATGTCTGCCTACACCAACACCGCAGACACCACTAATTTTTCTGCAGACATTGCTAACCTCACCTCTCCTTCCAGGAAAAGGATGCGGACTGCTGATGTACGATGCCGCGTAAACAACGTTTTTGCTGCCACCTCCCGCATGGAACAGATTGTTAACTCACTGGACGGCATCGTAGTAGAAAGCACCTTGCAAAATGTATCCCGGCAAAGTCATGAATTTCCCTACACAGCAGACTCCATCAAACGTGTACAGCTTTACACTCCTACGGCCAATCTGACATTAAAAGTGCCCGTAGCACAGCTGGACTCTGTGGTACACACACTCACAGATATGGCCAGCTATATTGATCATCGTGTGCTGAAAGAAAAAGATGCAACATTAAATTATCTGGCAAATGCACTGAGAAATCAACAGGCTGCTGCAAATAATAACCAGGTAAGCCCTGATAAAAAAACATCCTCATTAGATGTTGCCAGATATAAAGACCAGCAGAAGGATAATGTGATTGACAGAAAAATAGCCAACCTCGACATACAGGATCATGTAGCTTATGCCACCTTTACCGTACAACTCTTCCAGCCCGAACTGGCCGACATACAGGTAATGGCCAATCCAAGACAGATGATCCGTGCCGGTTTTGGTACGGAGATCTTAACTGCCCTACGTAGCGGTACAGAGTTGCTGAGAGCGCTCATCATTTTCTTTCTCCAACTCTGGCCATTATGGCTGATCCTGCTATTGGGATGGATCGGTTACAAAAAAATAATCAAACAATTGTACTTCCAGAACGGTTTTAATAAAAGTGATAAAGGATAA
- a CDS encoding metallophosphoesterase family protein: MGKTFAIGDIHGALKALKQIITAIDPQKNDRLIFLGDYVDGWSESAQVIEYLMELSQNFPCIFIKGNHDAWCESWLSGMPPDKTWLFNGGESTISSYAKISAARKDMHLAFFNHLYNYYIDDQNRLFIHAGFSSMHGPAYEHYQSNYSWDRTLWEMALTMDNRIERDSVLFPKRLLLFKEIYIGHTPTLRYGVDVPMQACNVWNIDTGAAFTGKLSALNIDTREVFQSDPVPSLYPGEKGRNK, from the coding sequence ATGGGAAAGACATTTGCGATTGGAGATATACACGGTGCATTAAAAGCACTGAAACAAATAATAACAGCCATTGATCCGCAAAAGAATGACCGGTTAATCTTTCTGGGAGATTATGTAGATGGCTGGTCTGAATCGGCACAGGTGATTGAATATCTGATGGAGCTTTCCCAAAACTTCCCATGTATTTTTATTAAAGGTAATCATGATGCCTGGTGCGAATCCTGGCTGAGTGGGATGCCCCCGGACAAAACCTGGTTGTTTAATGGAGGTGAATCTACTATCAGCAGCTATGCTAAAATCTCTGCTGCACGCAAAGATATGCATCTGGCCTTTTTCAATCACCTGTATAACTACTATATAGATGATCAAAACAGGTTGTTTATCCATGCTGGTTTTTCTTCTATGCACGGCCCGGCATATGAACATTATCAGAGTAATTATTCCTGGGACAGAACCCTTTGGGAAATGGCGCTTACAATGGACAACAGGATAGAAAGGGATTCCGTGTTATTCCCTAAAAGGCTCCTATTGTTCAAGGAAATCTATATTGGCCATACCCCCACCCTACGTTATGGGGTGGATGTGCCCATGCAGGCATGTAATGTGTGGAATATAGATACCGGGGCTGCATTTACGGGAAAGCTGTCGGCACTGAATATTGATACCAGGGAAGTATTTCAAAGCGATCCGGTACCATCACTCTATCCTGGTGAAAAAGGAAGAAATAAATAA
- a CDS encoding Crp/Fnr family transcriptional regulator yields the protein MYAPILAHIAKYVTLNDQEQEIFCAALLHKRFRKHQYLLQEGEQCQYDHFVLKGCLRQYEVSEDGKENVVQFGFENWWMTDWHSMLTNTPSVYNIDALEDAEVLLIERGLLEQLFKEIPPLEVYFRKILLQAFSALQRRILYLQKPADERYADFFSRYAYFEQRLSQQHIASYLGITRETLSRLKSQQMKPGK from the coding sequence ATGTATGCACCTATACTGGCACATATAGCCAAATATGTAACTTTAAACGACCAGGAGCAGGAAATCTTTTGTGCCGCCCTGCTGCATAAGCGTTTCCGCAAACACCAATATCTGCTTCAGGAAGGAGAACAATGCCAGTATGATCATTTTGTGTTAAAAGGTTGTCTGCGCCAGTATGAAGTAAGTGAAGATGGTAAAGAAAATGTAGTGCAGTTTGGGTTCGAAAACTGGTGGATGACCGATTGGCACAGTATGCTTACCAATACCCCATCAGTATACAACATAGATGCCCTGGAAGATGCGGAAGTACTACTAATTGAAAGAGGGCTACTGGAACAGCTCTTTAAAGAAATCCCTCCATTGGAAGTTTATTTCCGGAAAATCCTGCTGCAGGCATTCAGTGCGCTGCAACGCAGAATACTTTATCTTCAGAAGCCTGCAGATGAAAGGTATGCTGACTTTTTCAGCAGGTATGCCTATTTTGAGCAACGTCTTTCCCAGCAACATATAGCGTCCTATCTGGGTATCACCCGGGAAACCCTTAGCAGACTGAAAAGTCAGCAGATGAAACCAGGTAAATGA